Genomic DNA from Mycobacterium stomatepiae:
CTGTCGGTCGGTCTGCTGTTCAAAGTGGGTGCGGTGCCATTCCACTCGTGGATTCCCGACGTGTATCAGGGCGCACCGACGCCGATCACCGGTTTCATGGCGGCGGCCACCAAGGTCGCGGCATTCGGCGCACTGCTGCGAGTCGTCTACGTCGCGTTGCCGCCACTGCACCACGAGTGGCGTCCCGTGCTGTGGTCGATCGCAATCCTGACGATGGCCGTCGGCACCGTCACCGCGGTCAACCAGGTCGACGTCAAACGTATGCTGGCCTATTCGTCGGTCGCCCACGTCGGTTTCATCCTCACCGGTGTGATCGCCGACAACCAGGCCGGTCTTGCGGCGACCTTGTTCTACCTGGTGGCCTACAGCTTCAGCACGGTCGGCGCGTTCGCCATCGTCGGTCTGATTCGCAACTCCGACGGCATCGAGGACGCAAGACTGTCGCACTGGGCCGGGCTTGGGCAGCGTTCTCCCATTGTGGGCGTGATGCTTTCGATGTTCTTGCTAGCCTTTGCCGGTATCCCGTTAACCAGTGGATTCATCAGCAAGCTCACGGTGTTCAAGGCCGCCGCCCAAGGTGGCGCCGTGCCGTTGGTCATCATCGGTGTGATCGCCAGCGGAGTCGCCGCGTATTTCTACGTGCGGGTGATCGTGCTGATGTTCTTCACCGAACCGGCCGACAACACCCCACAGGTCGTGGCCCCGGGCATCCTGAGCAAGATCGCGATCGCGCTCTGTGCCGCGATCACCGTGATTCTGGGGATCTTCCCGCAACCGCTGCTCGACCTCGCCGATCGCGCCGCACAGTTGCTGCAGTAATTGCAGACGCGGCAGCAGGCCACCACTTGGCCAGCTGCACCAATTCGCGGGTTTCCTGCTCGAGGGTTGTTGCCCGGGAGGTGACGATGTGCGTTGCATCGATTCGTTGGGCAGCGAGTCCCGAGGCTTTGGCGTCGGCCGCGTGGGCTAATTGCAGGGCCAGGGTCGCCGTGTCGCGATCGGTCGAGGGGATGGAATGCGCCGCGACGAATTCATCGACTTGGTGCGAGGAGACGTCACGCGCGTAGGGCCGTAGCTGCAATATGAGATCCCGTATTTCGACGACCGTCTGATGGAGTTGCAGTGTCGTCTTACGGCGCCGGACACCGTCTTGCTGCAAATCGAACGAACTCTCCGGCGCGGCTTGGCGCAGGCTGTTCCGCAGCGGTTGCAGTTTGCGCCATTGCCGACTAACGGGATCCAGCCCGCCACGGGCGATAATCGCCAGCAGGCACGGGACCGCGGCGAGCGCGGTACAGCCGACGGCTTCCCAGAAAAAGTACACGCCGTGGACTTTGACCCGGTACGCGCCGGTATGCAGCCACCCCAGCTGTTCAAACACCAGCAGTAGCAGCGATTCTAGGGTGACCCATCCGATGGCCAGTGCCAATGCCACCCCGCAGGCGGCGATCAGGCGTTCGCGACGCGGCGCACCCCGGCGGGTCAGCTCCCGGATGCTCAGTCGCATCAGTTGGACGACCAACACGAGGAACATCGTCGAATAGAAACAATAAGCGAGCACTCCATCCCACCCGCCGCAAACTTCGACGGGCTCTGCCGCGATCCGGGCCCGTGCTGCCGCAACGAGATAGCCGATCACCAATAGTATTGCCGCACAACGGTAGTAGCGATGTCGACGGCGGATGTCGGGTCCAGATAGTCCTGACCACATCATCGTGAAACCGATGAATTCCGTGCTGCCGAAGACCAGGACCACCGCCGCCAGTTGCTGTGCGGTGGTGACGGTGATCAGCGCAGCATCCGAAAGCAGTTGTTGGACAACGTGCTCGCGCAGCAGCTGGGCCGTCAGCAGGATCGCCAGCGTGTTATTCAGATAGGTGTCATACAGACTCGTGTTGAACCACACGTAGCGCGAGACCACGACGATCGCCATGAACAGGATCAGCGGCCAAGCGACCGCCGGGGGCACGGTGCTGGTCATCGCGAGCGGAAGAACACGCTGCGCATGACCGAGCGTTGCGCACCGGCATCGGCGGCGGCAATCATCAGGACCGAGGCGAACGTCTCGGCGTCACGTTCCTGGGCACTGGCGTAGTCGGTGCGGCCCAACACCGATCGCACGGTGGCCGGGTCGAGGTCAGGCAGCAGCGTGGCGCACATGCGGCTGTGCGCAGAGCCCGGAGGCTCACTAATGTGCGGCTGGTCGTGGCCGAGCACCATGTGCCCAATTTCGTGGCAGACGATCTGGTCCATGTGGTACTCGGAGGTGCCGATGTCGTGGACGATCACATCGTCGGTGTCGCGTTTTAGCCACAAACCGCACGGGCTACCGGCAAGCGCCGGTGTGGGTGTTGGTATTAGGCGAATCGGTCGGCCCCGCATCCGGGCCACATTGTCCACGAACTGGTGACGGTCCCACGGCACAGGGATCGGCATCCGGCGGGCTAGCGCCAGCAATTCGGTGTCAGGAGTGGTCATCTCCGCCCCCAGGTGCCGGCTCGAGAGGAGGCAGCTTCTCCAGCTCGCGGACATGGTCGACCATCGCCACTAGATTGGTAAGCGCCGCACCCGTTAGCCCGGAAGCGCGCGTGGCCAGATCCCGCACGCCCGCATCGCGCAGTGCTTGCAACAGGCCCAGCTGCGCTTCGAGGTGTTCGTCAACCTCCGCATCGATCAAATACGATGCAGACACACCGAAAAACTCCGCGATCGCACGTAGATGCGCCACCGTCGGATTGGTTTTCAGTCCGCTGCGCAGCTGCCACAAGTACGCCGGACTGATCGAAACGCCAGTCTTTTCCGTAATGGCCTCGGCAGCAGCGGCATTCGATAGCACCGGCTCCGATGGGCTATGCATGACCTCGAACAACTTGTTGAGCTTGTCCGCCAAATCCGTTGTGGAAACTTGGCCGTCCGTGCTGGTTCGACGCCGGGTCACCATACCTCCGTTCACACCGACACCCCCACTCGTACACCCATGTTAAGGCAGGATGCGGGAAATCGGCTGGGTCGTTATTCGGCCCGCCGGTCCCGTTGACCTACGCCAATTCTCGGTGTTGCCCCCAACCCAAGGGGCCGACTACCTACCGGTCGCCATCCTCCAGGACCGAATCGGTTTGAGTTTCGTCGTCGATATGGCGGTCCGCTCGATCAGCCCGGTCAGTCAACGGTGTACGACAGCGCATCGAGCGCGTCCAAGAGGGCGTCGACGTTGAGCTGGGGTTGGATTCCCGAGGTTCCCGACAGGCCTGGCGCGGCCAACAAGCTAAGGAGTTCCGGCTGAGCTGCGGGAGCCGGGGGCGTCGGTAGAGTCCCGGGAGCCACGGTAACGGGGCCGAAGAACCCGCCGCGGCCGGCGAAGCCACCAGGGCCGACGGTGACGATATCGCCGGGACCGACGGTCAGCGTGCCCCCGGATTCGACGGGGACGGTGCTGCCGGCGTTGACCGTGAGATAACCACCGCCGTTGATAGCAAGGGTGCCACCATCGCCGACGGTCAGGACGGTGCCGGGGTCGAGCGTGATGGCACCGCCGGACTCGACTGTGAGGATGCCGCCGTCATCGAGCGTGATCACGCCACCGGACTCAACGGTCAAGGTGCTGCCGTCGTAGAGGATCAGGGTGCCGCTGTTGGTCAGATTGCCACCGTTGGTCAGGGCGCCGGCGTCGTTGAGGACGCCGCCGCCTTGGACGGCGAGGGCGCCGTCGGGTCGGACGGTGAGGGTTCCGTAGTCGCCGAGCGTGCCGTAGTCGCTGAGGGATCCGCCGGCGTTCACCGTGAGCGTGCCGTAGTCATTGAGAACGCCACCGGAATCGACGGTCAGGGTGCCGTAATCGTTGAGGACGCCGCCGGAATCGACGGTGAGAGTGCCGTAGTCGCTGAGGGATCCCCCGGCGTTCACCGTGAGGGTCCCGTAGTCGCTGAGGACGCCGCCCGGGTCGACGGTGAGGGTGCCGGTGTTGGTCAGGGTGCCGTCAGCCTGGACGGTGAGCGTGCCGTAGTCGTTGAGGACGCCGCCGGATTCGACGGAGATCGTGCCGCCATCGTTGACAACGCCACCGGTGTCGACGGTCAGGGTCCCCGTGTCATTGAGTGTGCCGCCAGCTTGGACGGCAAGGGTGCCGCCGTCGGTGACAACGCCACCCGTGTCAACGGTAAGGGTCCCCGAATCGGTAAGAGTGCCACCGCTATTAACGGTCAGAGTGCCGTAGTCGTCGAAGACACCACCGGGCTGAATGGAGATCGTGCCGCCGTCGGTGACAACGCCACCGGTGTCAACGGTGAGCGTGCCGGCGTCATGGAGAGTCCCGCCGGCTTGGACGGTAAGGGTGCCGTAGTCGTTGAGAACTCCCCCAGAGTTGACCGACAGGGTGCCGCCGCCGTTCACAGTGAGGGTGCCGGTGTCGTTGAGAGCGCCACCGCTGTTGACAGTGAGGTTTCCCGAATCGATAAGGATACCGCCGGAATTGATGGTGAGGGTGCCGCCGTCGGCGATGGTGCCGCCGGAGCTGACGGTGAGGGTGCCGGAATCGGTGAGAGTACCGCCGGGTTGGACGGTGATGGTGCCGGAATCGTTGAGGACGCCGGCGGGCTGGACGGTAACGCTGCCGTAGTCGTTGAGGACGGCGCCGTGGGTGACGTTGAGGGAACCGTGGCCAGTAACGCTGAGGTAGCCGTTGCCGTTTACGGTCAGCGTCCCCTCGTCGCTGAGCAGACCGCCGGTGTTAGTGAGGGTGCCGTCGTCGATGGTGAGGTTGCCGCCAGCGTTGACGGTGAGGTAGCTGGTGGGGCCGATGTCGAGGTTGCCGCCGTCGGTGATGGTAAGGGTGCCGTAGTCAGTGAGGTTGCCACTGTCGGTGAGGTTACCGCTATTGATCAGGGTGCCGTTGTTGATCAAGACGGCACCGGGGTTGACGGTCAGAGCGTTGTTGTTGACGAAGGCGCCGTTGTTGGTGAGGCTGGCGAGGGGGTCGATAGTGACGGCGCCGGCATTATTGACAGTGCCGGCATTGGTGAGGGTGCCGCTGTCGGTGAGGCTGGCACCGGGGTTGACGGTGACAGCGCCGGCGTTGTTGAGGGTGCCGCCGGATTGGACGGTCACGGTGCCGTAATCGCCAAGCGTGCCACCGGGGTTGACGGCCAGGGTGCCGTAATCGCTCAGGGCGCCGCTGTTGGTGAGAGTGCCGGAGGCGGTGAGAGTGGCGCCGTGATTGATGGCCAGGGCGCCGCCATTAGTGAGGGTGCCAGTGCTTTGGATGTTAAGGGCGCCGCCGTCCGTGAGCGTGGCGCCGTTGTTGACGGTGAGGATGCCGGCGTCGTTCAAGGTGCCGCCGTTAATAGTGAGGCCGCCACTGTTAGTGAGGGTGCCGCCGCTTTGGATGGCGAGGGTGCCGGAGTCGTTGACGACGCCGCCGGGTTGGACGGTGAGGGAGCTGCCGTCGCTGACGGTGAGGGTGCCGGCGTTGTTGAGGGTGCCGTATTCGTTGAGGGTGCCGTACTCGTCGAGGACGGCACCGTTGTGGATGGCGAGAATGCCGGAGTCGTTGACGACGCCGCCGTTGACGTTGAGGGCGCCACCGGTATTAACGGTGACGCCACCGGTGTTGGTGAGAGTGCCGCCGTCGGTGACAGTGCCACCGGAGTCGACAGTGACGGTGCCACCACTGCCGACGGTGAGTGCGCCCGAGTCCGTCAGCGTGCCGCCGCTATTAATGGTGAGAGTGCCAGAATCTGTCAGCATGCCGCCCGAGCTGACGGTGGGACTACCCGAGTCGAGAACGGTGCCGGAGTTGGTGAGGGCACCGCCACCGCTAATCGTGAGGGTGCCGCCGTCCATGAGTGTGCCGCCGGAATCGACGGTGAGCGTGCCGCCGTCGGTGAGGAAACCGCCCGAGTTGACGGTGAGGCTGCCGCTGTCGGTGAGGGTGCCACCGCCGTTGAGGGTCAGGGTGCCGCCGGTGCCGACGGTGAGGCCGCTGTCGGCGTTGAGGGTGACGGTGCCGCCATTGTTGACGATGAGGACTCCATCGGTGCCAACGGTGAGAACGTCGTTGTTGGTCAGGGTGCCATCGGCGCCGACGGTGAGGATGCCGCCGGTGTTGATGTTGCCGCCCACCGTGACGGTGCCGCCGTTGGTGAGGGTGCCGCCCGAGTTGACGGTCACGGTGCCGCTGTCGGTAAGGGCGCCGCCAGAGTTGACGGTGAGGGTGCCGCTGTCGCTCAGAGTGCTGCCGTCGCTGACCATGACGGTGCCAGCGTCCGTCAGGGTGCCTCCGCTGGTGATGGTCAGCGTGCCGGAATCGGTGAGAGTGCCGCCAAAGGAGACGGTGAGGGTACCGCCGTCGCTGAGAGTGCCGCCACTACCGATGGTCAGGGCGCCCGAATCGGTAAGACTGCCACCGCTATTGATCGCGAGGGTGGAGCCGGAGTTGATGGTGACGGTGCCAGAGGAGGAGAGGGCGCCGGAGTCGGTGAGAGTGCCGCCGGAGGAGACGGTGAGGGTGCCGTCGGAGCTGACCATCAGGCTGCCGCCGGAATTGATACTGACGGTGCCGTAGTCGATCAGGGTACCGCCATCGGTGAGGATGCCGCTGATGTCGTCGATGGTGCCACTGATGGTGAGGGTTCCGGTGGGGTCGACGGTGAGGGTACCCCCGCTGTCGATGGTGACGCTGCCGCTGTCGATGGTGAGGGTACCGCTGTCCGTGAGGGTGCCGCTGTCGATGGTCAGGGCGCCGGAGTCGGTGACCGTGAGAGAGCCGCCGTTGGTGAGGGTGCCGGAGTCGCTGAGCGTGACGGTGCCGTAGTCGGTGAGGATGCCGCCGTTGTCGAGGGCGCCGTCGACCGTGAGGGTGCCATCGACGGTGAACGTGCTGCCGTCGCTGACCGTGACGGTGCCGGAGTCGGTGAGGGTACCGCCGGCGTTGACGATGAGGGTGCCGGAGTCGGTGAGGGTTCCGCCGGGGTTGACGGTGAGGTTGCCTGCGTCGATGAGATAGCCGCCGGAGTCGACGGTCAGGGTGCCGGAGTCGCTGAGGTAGCCGCCGTTGGCGAGCATGCCGGAGTCGGTGACGGTGCCGCCGCTGTTGATGTTGAGGGTGCCGGTGTCGGTGAGGGTACCGCCGCCGGCGACCGTAAGGCTGCCGCTGTTGGTGAGCGTCCCGCCCGAGTCGATCGTGAGAGTACCGCTGTCGGTGAGGGTACCGCCGTCGGCGACGGTAAGGCTGCCGCTGTTGGTAAGGGAGCCCGAGTCGGTGAGGACGCCACCGGATTGCACTGTGACGGTGCCACCGTTGGTGAGGGTGCCGCTGTTGGTGAGGGTCCCGCCGTTGGTAACGGTGACGGCGCCGCCGTCGTTGACCAGGATGCCGCTATTGGTGAGGGTGCCGCCGTTGGTGGAAACGCTGACCATACCGCCGGGATTTATAGTGAGCGTGCCGTAGTTGATGACAGTGCCGGCGTTGAGAAAGCTCCCGCTGTTGACGAGGGTCCCACCGGATTCGACGACGACGGTAGTGCCCGGGAAGACCTGGAGGGTGGCGCCGGATTCGAGGGAGACCGCGCCGCCGGATTCCACGGTGAGGAAGGCACCGCCGCCGGGGTTCAAGGCGAGAGTGCCGCCGGATTCGACAATGACGGTGCCGCCGTTTTCTACGGTGATGGAGCCGCTGCCTATGACGTGCAGAACACCACCAGACTCGACCGTGATGGAACTGTAAGTTCCGCCCGGCCCCACGGTCACGCTCGAACCGATGTTGAACACCTGGCCAGACGTGACCGTGAGGGGTTGGCTCGCGGAGTCGGCTGCCGACTGGACTGTTGAATTGGCTGTCGAGCCAAGCTGGGTGAGGGTTTGGGTTTGGGTACTGGTGGCATTGGTGGTCGCCTGAGCGACCGCGCGGGCCTGATCGGCCTGCCCCGACTGGTTGGTGGTCTGCGGAGGATCGTCAAACGGCTTGAGAGCGCTCGTGATTGAGGAGTCGGTAGCGTAGCCGTACATCGCGGTGGCGTCTTGGATCCACATCTGCATGTATTCGGCTTCGGTGGCCGCGATCGCCGGGGTGTTCTGCCCGAGGAGGTTGGTCGCAATCAGCGCCATCAACTGGGCCCGGTTCGCCGCAACCACCGGCGGGGGCACCGTCATCGCGAACGCCGCCTCATACGCCGCCGCCCCATAGGCCTGGGCAGCGGTCTGCCCAGCCGCAGCGGCGCTCGTCTGCAACCATTCCACATAAGGCGTCGCGGCAGTGGTCATCGCTACCGACGCCGGGCCCGACCATGCCTGTCCGGCCAGCCCCGCGATCTGTGATGTGTAGCCGGCCGCAGCGGATTCCAACTCGGCTGCTAACGCGTCCCAGCCCGCCGCGCTCGATAGCAGCGGGCCCGACCCAGGCCCGCTGTACATCAACTCGGAGTTGATCTCGGGCGGCAGCAACCCAAAATCCATGGCCCCGTTTCCCTTCCAGCCATGACGACATACTTGTTCGACGGAATGCTGCGGCCCGGCATGGTCCGGACTCGCGAGATGCGCCTTGTCGAAATATGTGTTCGGGCCCAAATATAGCGGCATGCGCGACCAGCAGCAACATATACTGAAATAAATGTGCCGGCACGAGCCTGCCCCGAACCGGCCGGTTCAAAAGGGACTCGCGGCCGTCACGGAGGTGGCCAACACCGCCAGCGGACCCGCGGCAAGTGCAGCGGGTGCGAAGCCGTAGCGATAAAT
This window encodes:
- the nuoN gene encoding NADH-quinone oxidoreductase subunit NuoN — protein: MTLPTPSIEYFLLCPMLIVFGIAVVGVLVEAFVPRNIRYVSQVTLALGGLIGAFVADIAVSRSLPASGRSAVLGAVAIDRPALYLQGTVVLVAVLAVIFIAERSNIAATANKVKVAAGVSGPASGLDAFTPQASAVPGSDAEREAERAGATQTELFPLLMLSVGGMMVFPAANDLLTMFVALEVLSLPLYLMCGLARHRRLLSQEAAMKYFLLGAFSSAFFLYGVALLYGATGTLLLPGIRDALAAHGDSSMALVGVALLSVGLLFKVGAVPFHSWIPDVYQGAPTPITGFMAAATKVAAFGALLRVVYVALPPLHHEWRPVLWSIAILTMAVGTVTAVNQVDVKRMLAYSSVAHVGFILTGVIADNQAGLAATLFYLVAYSFSTVGAFAIVGLIRNSDGIEDARLSHWAGLGQRSPIVGVMLSMFLLAFAGIPLTSGFISKLTVFKAAAQGGAVPLVIIGVIASGVAAYFYVRVIVLMFFTEPADNTPQVVAPGILSKIAIALCAAITVILGIFPQPLLDLADRAAQLLQ
- a CDS encoding DUF6545 domain-containing protein, yielding MTSTVPPAVAWPLILFMAIVVVSRYVWFNTSLYDTYLNNTLAILLTAQLLREHVVQQLLSDAALITVTTAQQLAAVVLVFGSTEFIGFTMMWSGLSGPDIRRRHRYYRCAAILLVIGYLVAAARARIAAEPVEVCGGWDGVLAYCFYSTMFLVLVVQLMRLSIRELTRRGAPRRERLIAACGVALALAIGWVTLESLLLLVFEQLGWLHTGAYRVKVHGVYFFWEAVGCTALAAVPCLLAIIARGGLDPVSRQWRKLQPLRNSLRQAAPESSFDLQQDGVRRRKTTLQLHQTVVEIRDLILQLRPYARDVSSHQVDEFVAAHSIPSTDRDTATLALQLAHAADAKASGLAAQRIDATHIVTSRATTLEQETRELVQLAKWWPAAASAITAATVRRDRRGRAAVAGRSPESR
- a CDS encoding helix-turn-helix domain-containing protein, giving the protein MVTRRRTSTDGQVSTTDLADKLNKLFEVMHSPSEPVLSNAAAAEAITEKTGVSISPAYLWQLRSGLKTNPTVAHLRAIAEFFGVSASYLIDAEVDEHLEAQLGLLQALRDAGVRDLATRASGLTGAALTNLVAMVDHVRELEKLPPLEPAPGGGDDHS
- a CDS encoding beta strand repeat-containing protein, which encodes MDFGLLPPEINSELMYSGPGSGPLLSSAAGWDALAAELESAAAGYTSQIAGLAGQAWSGPASVAMTTAATPYVEWLQTSAAAAGQTAAQAYGAAAYEAAFAMTVPPPVVAANRAQLMALIATNLLGQNTPAIAATEAEYMQMWIQDATAMYGYATDSSITSALKPFDDPPQTTNQSGQADQARAVAQATTNATSTQTQTLTQLGSTANSTVQSAADSASQPLTVTSGQVFNIGSSVTVGPGGTYSSITVESGGVLHVIGSGSITVENGGTVIVESGGTLALNPGGGAFLTVESGGAVSLESGATLQVFPGTTVVVESGGTLVNSGSFLNAGTVINYGTLTINPGGMVSVSTNGGTLTNSGILVNDGGAVTVTNGGTLTNSGTLTNGGTVTVQSGGVLTDSGSLTNSGSLTVADGGTLTDSGTLTIDSGGTLTNSGSLTVAGGGTLTDTGTLNINSGGTVTDSGMLANGGYLSDSGTLTVDSGGYLIDAGNLTVNPGGTLTDSGTLIVNAGGTLTDSGTVTVSDGSTFTVDGTLTVDGALDNGGILTDYGTVTLSDSGTLTNGGSLTVTDSGALTIDSGTLTDSGTLTIDSGSVTIDSGGTLTVDPTGTLTISGTIDDISGILTDGGTLIDYGTVSINSGGSLMVSSDGTLTVSSGGTLTDSGALSSSGTVTINSGSTLAINSGGSLTDSGALTIGSGGTLSDGGTLTVSFGGTLTDSGTLTITSGGTLTDAGTVMVSDGSTLSDSGTLTVNSGGALTDSGTVTVNSGGTLTNGGTVTVGGNINTGGILTVGADGTLTNNDVLTVGTDGVLIVNNGGTVTLNADSGLTVGTGGTLTLNGGGTLTDSGSLTVNSGGFLTDGGTLTVDSGGTLMDGGTLTISGGGALTNSGTVLDSGSPTVSSGGMLTDSGTLTINSGGTLTDSGALTVGSGGTVTVDSGGTVTDGGTLTNTGGVTVNTGGALNVNGGVVNDSGILAIHNGAVLDEYGTLNEYGTLNNAGTLTVSDGSSLTVQPGGVVNDSGTLAIQSGGTLTNSGGLTINGGTLNDAGILTVNNGATLTDGGALNIQSTGTLTNGGALAINHGATLTASGTLTNSGALSDYGTLAVNPGGTLGDYGTVTVQSGGTLNNAGAVTVNPGASLTDSGTLTNAGTVNNAGAVTIDPLASLTNNGAFVNNNALTVNPGAVLINNGTLINSGNLTDSGNLTDYGTLTITDGGNLDIGPTSYLTVNAGGNLTIDDGTLTNTGGLLSDEGTLTVNGNGYLSVTGHGSLNVTHGAVLNDYGSVTVQPAGVLNDSGTITVQPGGTLTDSGTLTVSSGGTIADGGTLTINSGGILIDSGNLTVNSGGALNDTGTLTVNGGGTLSVNSGGVLNDYGTLTVQAGGTLHDAGTLTVDTGGVVTDGGTISIQPGGVFDDYGTLTVNSGGTLTDSGTLTVDTGGVVTDGGTLAVQAGGTLNDTGTLTVDTGGVVNDGGTISVESGGVLNDYGTLTVQADGTLTNTGTLTVDPGGVLSDYGTLTVNAGGSLSDYGTLTVDSGGVLNDYGTLTVDSGGVLNDYGTLTVNAGGSLSDYGTLGDYGTLTVRPDGALAVQGGGVLNDAGALTNGGNLTNSGTLILYDGSTLTVESGGVITLDDGGILTVESGGAITLDPGTVLTVGDGGTLAINGGGYLTVNAGSTVPVESGGTLTVGPGDIVTVGPGGFAGRGGFFGPVTVAPGTLPTPPAPAAQPELLSLLAAPGLSGTSGIQPQLNVDALLDALDALSYTVD